In Engraulis encrasicolus isolate BLACKSEA-1 chromosome 2, IST_EnEncr_1.0, whole genome shotgun sequence, the sequence TTGCATGAATAAAATGCAGTCAGCAATGTAGACAACTTTGCGCTTCAACACAAGGAACACAGACGTGTGCGATCGACACAGTCGCCAGgggcgttcgtgtgtgtgtgtctgtgtgtctgtgtgcattcctgcctctctgcctctgaaGTATTCTGGTCCTAAATCTTGGTCCCTCGTCTGTCCCTTCGGGCTCAGCTCCAtcttgtacaaacacacacacgatgcgACCGGAGTCATTATTTCTCTTTGGAGGGTCAACAAATTGAGGCCAGTTAGAATTGGCAACCAGAGTGAATTTTGGCAATTAAATATAACCACATTAGCATGCTAGCTGATGACCTATGATGAGTTATATGATTTGATAAGctcaatcaaacatgtcaatgtcactccCAGAGCAAAACTTCAACAAGCTCGGCTACTTGGTAGCTTTGatcgtttctggtgtacacacacagttagtGTTGGTGTTGTGTACTCAAGATGCTTTtctcagatctgtgtgtgtgtgtgtgtcttcgacaGGTGCGCTACCCCGACAGAATCACCCTGATCCGCGGTAACCACGAGTCGCGGCAGATCACGCAGGTGTACGGCTTCTACGACGAGTGCCTGAGGAAATACGGCTCCGTCACCGTCTGGAGGTACTGCACAGAGATCTTCGACTACCTGTCGCTCTCCGCCATCATCGACGGCAAGGTGAGAGATTATTAATATTGATAAAATAATAGTAGTCATATAGTAAGGTAGAGGTGTAATGCTACGGCACCGAGATCTTCGCCTACCTGTCGCTCTCCGCCATCATGGACGTGAGATGACAATATTACTTCTGCAAGCCTGCTggccccactctcctcctctcagctgtaGCAGTAGCTGCGTCACCCTCTGGTCTCAACAGCTCCAGAATAGCAACAGGCCGTTTCCTGTCCTCACTCAACCAGACATGCACAGGAGAGTGTTGTGCAGCGAAGAAACACACTATCTAAACACACTATCTAAACACACTATCTAGGCACACTATCTAGGCACACTATCTAGGCACACTATCTAGGCACACTATCTAGGCACACCATCTAAGCACACCATCTAAGACCTGAGAATTGATGGGAATTTACCAAAGACTATGCAACagtattatatattatttatgaATAAATAGCAGCTTTTGCCATTCGTGTCACGAAAAGGCTTTGCCGGAGCAAGTGGTGCATTTTCATGCTTAAGATATTTGCAGATCAAGAAATCTAGAGCAATCACAGCTGGCCTTGGTGCCATGATCATAATGCACTACACAATAGGGATGGGCGtaattttcaccgtatgcccatccctactACACAGTGAGGCCAAGAGGGGAACACAAACTTGACAGACCTCCTCTCccccatgtactgtatttgtacagCCTATTCAAACACAGCAGTTCACCCACACTGCTTTACATAGAGTGCAGAAATAAGACAGTTGGTCAATAAAAAACCCATTTGACTTTATACTGGAGCCACCCAGCACTGCAGTGCACCATAGATTAAAAACCAGATAGATGAGTAGCTAAATTCTCCCCATAGAGTAGCATTGTCATCCCCTCTCTCAGCCATCACGGTCTCCAGATATTGATCAGACATATCGAGTGTCCTCTAGTCCAGTGGTGGAGAATGTCTAGTGCAGGAGTTCTcaataaacaccccctggacctcatcatacgcctccctactccccctggacctcatcgtaagcctcccaacgAACCTTGTCCTTATCATAGGCttgccaacgccccctggacctcatcgtaagcctcccaacgcccccctttacCTCATTATACGCCTCCCACTgccccttgtcctcatcacaagcctgccaacgacccctggacctcatcataagcattccaacgcccccttgatctcatcattgTTTGTGTGTAGATCTTCTGTGTGCACGGTGGtctgtctctcttcatcctctgtgtctgtctgtgtgtgtgtgtgtgtagatcttcTGTGTGCACGGCGGCCTGTCTATCTTCATCCAGAACATtgctaactctgtgtgtgtgtctgtgtgtgtagatctTCTGTGTGCACGGCGgcctgtctccctccatccagacGTTGGACCAGATCAGGACCatagacaggaaacaggaagtgccTCACGACGGGCCCATGTGCGACCTGCTCTGGTCCGACCCCGAAGgtgagagccgtgtgtgtgtgagtctggtcCGAGCCCGAAGGCTACCTGTTAAATATGTCTTCAGTATACCCAACTGAGTCTCTAATAAGAGGTGTTTGCTTCTATCTTGGTGTACGTAGTGCTGTGTGATAAGTTCAATACCTAACTGTTCAGTTCTGATGTGGTGGCCCAGTTCAatatctaactgtgtgtgtgtgtgtgtgcgtgtgtgttctccagACACCACTGGTTGGGGTGTGAGTCCGCGCGGCGCCGGCTACCTGTTCGGTTCTGACGTGGTGGCCCAGTTCAACGCGGCCAACGACATCGACATGATCTGCCGAGCGCATCAGCTGGTCATGGAGGGGTACAAGTGGCACTTCAACGAGACCGTCCTCACCGTTTGGTCCGCACCCAACTActgctacaggtgtgtgtgtgtgtgtgtgtgtgtgtgtgtgtgtgtgtgtgtgtgtgtgtgtgtgtgtgtgtgtgtggcacttcaACGAGACCGTCCTCACCGTTTGGTCCGCACCCAACTActgctacaggtgtgtgtgtgtgtgggggggcacttCAACGAGACCGTCCTCACAGTGTTGTCGGCTAAAAACTACTCGTCAggatttgtgtgggtgtgtgtgtgtgtaggtgttagtGGCTAACTGTCGCAAGAGGTCaggattaaagtgtgtgtgtgtgtgtgtttaagaggccAATTTCCGTAATAGGTCTGTGTAAGTGAGATCAGCACTTACAGTAAAGGCTACTGTAGGTCAGTAGTCATACATGTGCCATCAGctcctttcttgtgtgtgtgtgtgtgtgtgtgctgtagactGCTTAAATGGCTGCTCtgcctgtgttgttgttgtttggggtGGTTGCCAGGTAACGGTTGCCTGTAGCGCTGATTAGGTgactgctgtgtgtctgtgtgggagctCCTCAACCACACGCTCAGTTACTACCATGCCTCATCTCACGTCTAGCTACGGGGCacaggctgtgtctgtgtggaaatGCATGTCTGTCCCgtctggttgtgtgtctgtgtccatctatgctgagctgtgtgtgtgtgtgccttgatcTAACTCTGGTGCTGAAGGTTAGGTaatgtggcagccatcttggaattGGACGAGCAGCACTGCTGTAAATTGCCAATATAGTGTAGTGCagaggtcaggaacctttttggtggagagagccatacacgccaatttttaaaaagaaattttcatgagagccataccattttaaaaacactgaatacaattaaaagcattttagagtgtactgtcaagttattgcttttattgataaattGATCAttggtaagtatagggttgccaactgtcaacttcattatggtgagggtttgggagaatttcgtatttcttagatgtcataTCTTGGATTTTAACTCttgttaacctcccttgtcccgtttcaactcaatatggaacccgtacttttatttataaatacaggacgattccatatttggcaaccctagataagtaagagccatatacagttcccaaaagagccacatatggctctagagccataggttcctgacccctggtgtagtgtaatgtagtgtctgCTGTGTCCTGTAGGTGTGGTaacgtggcggccatcttggaggaccctagtgtagtgtagtgtaatgtaactcCTGTCTTCTGTCTGCTGTGCAGGTGTGGTAacgtggtggccatcttggaggaccctagtgtagtgtagtgtaatgtaatgtaactcctGTCTTCTGTCTGCTGTCTCCTGTGGGTGTGGtaatgtggcggccatcttggagttggaggagctcagtgtaatgtaatgtaactcctgtctgctgtctgctgtctgctgtgtcCTGTAGGTGTGGTaacgtggcggccatcttggaggaccctagtgtagtgtagtgtaatgtaactcCTGTCTtctgtctgctctgctgtgtcctGTAGGTGTGGTaacgtggcggccatcttggagcTGGACGAGCACCTCCAGAAGGAGTTCATCATCTTCGAGGCGGCGCCGCAGGAGACCCGGGGCATCCCCTCCAAGAAGCCCGTGGCAGACTACTTCCTGTGACCCCCCCGCCCCGCGACCCGGAAGCTAACCCTCGCCCACACGCCACACGCCCCCCTCCTGGAGACGCCACCACAAGGCTCTCCACCATTTTGTAtctttgcccccccctctctctctctctctcctctcctctcctctcctcctccccccactgtcttaatgttgatttatttgccttttttttgttttgttttatttttcttttttccttcaagTATTCTCCTGCTCATATTCCTTTggtctctttttttatttctacCAGCCCCTGAAGGAATTATTTTGGAAAGACTTAAACCTGCACACCCTCTGAACTctgcaaagtcacacacacacacacacacacaaacaaactctggACTGCACACcccctctgtcacacacgcacatgcgcgcacacacacacacacacacacacacacacacacacacacacacacaaccacccccaccctcccctgtGCGTTGCTCACTGCTGTATGCCTCCCTCTATGCTGTAGCCAGTTAgttttttctaataaatgtgaagataacagagggagggggagggagcgagggacacagagggagggggagggagcgagggacacagagggagaggggagaggagtgtagGAGGAGTGTGTGAGCTGAGCGCTGCCCAGCCGTGACGTCCCTGGAGGAACAGTGGGAGGCGGCTCAacactctcttttcttttctttttgttttgtctttcgtTTTTATTTtactgctctgtctctcttgtaTAACAGAGATGGGGGGGGTTAGTTTAGTTTTATCTGCTTtctctgctttgtctgcctacgtCCCTGGTCAGGGAGGATGGGTCGGTCCGTGCTCTCATTGGCCGGTCTGTGGCGGGTCTAAGCTCTGATTGGGCCGTCTGAGATGGGTGTAAGTAGCCATTGGCCCATCTCAGGTGCGTCTAACCAGTCATTGGCCTGTTTGACATGGGTCTGAGCCGCCATTGGCCCATCTAAGGTGGGCGCAAGCTCTCATTGGTCTGCCTGAAGCGGGTCTAAGGCAGTCATTGGCCCGTCTGGCCCATATGGGGTGTCTGTAGGTTCTCATTGGCTCGTGTCAGTCCAGGGTGGTGTGTGGTCCAATCAGCTGCTCACTGCTCACCATAATGTGCATCAACGCCCACATCAGGTCACATCAGCCCAGAGGCCACAAGCTGACGCCTGATCTGACTGCTGCAACACTTCAGTCTACCAAtggaacacacgcgcacacacacacacacagttgcaggcaggcacacatccACACTCATGTAAACTCATGTGGATATGTaaacaggtctctctctctctctctctctctctctctctctctctctctctctctctctctctctctctct encodes:
- the ppp4cb gene encoding serine/threonine-protein phosphatase 4 catalytic subunit B isoform X2 encodes the protein MGDISDLDRQIDQLRRCELIKENEVKALCAKAREILVEESNVQRVDSPVTVCGDIHGQFYDLKELFRVGGDVPETNYLFMGDFVDRGFYSVETFLLLLALKVRYPDRITLIRGNHESRQITQVYGFYDECLRKYGSVTVWRYCTEIFDYLSLSAIIDGKIFCVHGGLSPSIQTLDQIRTIDRKQEVPHDGPMCDLLWSDPEDTTGWGVSPRGAGYLFGSDVVAQFNAANDIDMICRAHQLVMEGYKWHFNETVLTVWSAPNYCYRCGNVAAILELDEHLQKEFIIFEAAPQETRGIPSKKPVADYFL
- the ppp4cb gene encoding serine/threonine-protein phosphatase 4 catalytic subunit B isoform X1, encoding MGDISDLDRQIDQLRRCELIKENEVKALCAKAREILVEESNVQRVDSPVTVCGDIHGQFYDLKELFRVGGDVPETNYLFMGDFVDRGFYSVETFLLLLALKVRYPDRITLIRGNHESRQITQVYGFYDECLRKYGSVTVWRYCTEIFDYLSLSAIIDGKIFCVHGGLSPSIQTLDQIRTIDRKQEVPHDGPMCDLLWSDPEDTTGWGVSPRGAGYLFGSDVVAQFNAANDIDMICRAHQLVMEGYKWHFNETVLTVWSAPNYCYRCGNVAAILEDPSVV